ctttggcttccctgttggctcagatggtaaagaatcctcctgcaatgcgggagacttgggttcgatccctgggttgggaagatcacctggaagagggcatgccaatccactccagtattcttgcctggagaatccccatggacagaggagcctggtgggctacagtccatggggtcacaaagagttggacacgactgagtgactaagcacagcacacagcacatagctaacaggaaagaaagtgaaagtgaaagtcgctcaatcgtgtccgactctttgcgacctcatggactatacagtccatggaattctccatgccagaatactggagtgggtagccattcccttctccaggaacagAAGAAACATATCAAAATATGTTTTTGATATCAAAAAATAGCAAACAGGAGAAACAtatcaaaagaagaaataaatccaTCAGTAAGTACACAATCAGGTCTGCGTGcccatgagtgtgtgtatgtgtgtactccAAGGTTTACACAACAAGAGTTTTTACTCCCAgatgaaatataaataacttgTGTGAGAAATAAATCCTGATCAAAAGCCCCTGGACTTTGATTGTTCCTATAATTGCCATCATAAGACTTTTCTTCACCCATTAGCCCTAAGGATAAGATATTCCAATAGCTAATTTTCCACTCCAACAATTATAAAGTTGAAATTGATTAAATATGTTCccattcctagaagaaaacatagggtgAAATTCCTTAACACTGGTCTTGGCAATTATCTTTCGGATCTCAGACCAAAGACATAGacagcaaaagcaaaataaacaagcagGGCTACACAAACCCTCTCCACAGCCAAGGAACCATCATAAAATAAAAGGGAAACCTACAACACAATGGgcgaaatattttcaaattgtgttatatatatgtctaacttattttactaagcattatattttctagttccatccatgttgatgcaaatggcaatacttttatggctgattaatatttcagacagagaaagataaaatctaaaaaataatctagatgaatctttgtggaaaacagaaacagactcatagacatagaaacaaATTACAGTTACCAAACAGGAGAATGGGGTATGGAGGACAAATTAGGACTATAAAAtaggtaagcaacaaggatttactgtatagcacagagaattataccaaagatcttataataacttataaaggAATatattctgcaaaaaaaaaagaatcactctgctgtacacttgaaactaacacaatattatttattaaaataattttaattattcctcaattaaaaaatgaacttaaaaaagaaagataaaaatttctttataatatactcacaaattgaaaatataatatgACAAACAgatatgaataaagaaaaagcaacaaAGATGTAGTGGAGATAATTTGACAGTAAATTAGTCCCATTTCTCTGGATAGTTGTAAGGACATATGAAATCACAAGGAGATTTCATAAACCAGAATACATAATGATTTGATTGAAAGAAGAGGTAAAAATTAACAaggaagaaagataagaaaaatttaaTCACATATCTATAATATAAAGAATGCAGTTTGGATTCAACAgaaaaattacaatgaaaaatataacttgactgatacatttttaaaattacatccaagcaataaataaatgttttcatactgccagaataaaagggaaagaaagacagaTGGGAAAATTTAGTAGCAAAGATAATAAATGactacagtatttttcttttattaaaaagaactaaatatcGATGAGTAAATAAAGCATTAAGTAGTTTAAATCTAGCATGTTTCAGAAAAAATATGGAACTGTCTTTAGCATATAGTTCAAACATTTGATTTTTACATAAAGTATCTCAAACCTGTTATTTTCTAAGATGAGTTAAGCTTTTGTAAAAGGTAGCCATAATATCCTcaaattaacaataattttaaCAGCAGTTAAAGTGAGAAATATGAGAAAGGATGCATATTTCCACTTTTCTAAGGATTTAAATTAAAGGATGGTCAAATGCTTGTCGGCATGTATTTTACATATTGCTTCTGCTCCCAAGAAGAGAGACTTGATTCTTTCTCATATTCAGAGCCTAtagaattttttctttgattAGAAAAAGTCTGGGAATTAGAGGATATTCACAGAACTCTATGAAtataaacagaagaaagaaaaatctacaaAAGATCccatggtatctcattgtgtaGAGATAATGGAAGGAGCTATGCTCAGCGATACCCTGGGGACCTTCTGCTGGCATCGTCTCTCAGGGCCTCATCTTTTATGATCCTCTCAGAGAAAGACTCAATTCAGTGTTGGTGCTTAAAAAAGTAGTGTAAAATTCACCCAAGAACACAGTCAGAGATTGAAATAGAATCCACAGAAAAGTCCGTTTCATATCCAGCTGTTAGGAAAGAGGACTGAGAATCACTGTCATCCAAAACCAAACTCTGGACGTGCAGCTTGGATCCCTGGATCTCACTCTGCTGGACTCACTGGCAGGTCTGCTTACCTACAGTTCCCCATCTCTAGAACAAACTCATCCTTGGTCTCCAGGTAAGGAGGAAGATGCTGAAGGCATCAAGTCTCTGCAGAACCAGAGTTTGTCCTGGGAGAAGGGctgtgtctttatttttacaATCCACAGTCTATTTAGGAGAACAgatttttctttatctctcttaTCATGAATTCTCACTCTTAGAAATCTTGCTACTGGGTACTTACCGAGGTGGTCAGTTTGTGTGCTAAAAGGCACAAGAAATCAAAAGATCCATTGTCTCTCAAACTCGCTACCCCTTTTCAACTGTAAGAATCTTCCTGTGTTCTTACCTTTCATCCCTGCTACATAGGTGTTCTCTTCCTGTTTCACTTTTTCCACACTCTCTGGGTGGTTCCCACTGAACTCACAGGAAAATACCTAGGACACAAGACAGAGCTGCTTGTAACGTACTCGACATTATCTGGGAGGTGGGAAGAGTCCAAGCACAGGAGTACTAGTGCGAGGTGTGTGGATGCTTCCTGCTCCAGTACCTAGTATTCAGGCTGCTGCCACATTGCACATCTGCTTCCATgggaagaatgaaaaagagaacaGGATGTATATTGAGGGTCTGTTCCTATTTCTACTGGAAGAGGAACAACTGCCACTGACGCCTCTCTCTTACACCAGTGTTCCAGGTGGTCACACCTAGTGTTACTCCCTCTTCGTGGTCACAGGATCTCCCCAGCCCAAAAATACCATGAAGCTGGACCTGCATCACCTGTGTCTTCCAAATTTCATGCTATGCTTTTAAAAGCATTATTAGCTTAGGAGTGTTTGAGTGCAGGTTTGTGACAGTGCCTGTGAGTATGAGAGGAATCTATTCGTTTCTGCATGTATTCAGTCATTCATATACTAATTCAGTCAGTGAATTTCCTAAAAATTTACTATATACTGGGTGATGCAGTCAATATGGATTCAGATAGGACTTTTACACTGAAGAAACATAAAACCTAGCCTGGGAGACAGGCTTGTAAACAAATAATTATGTATAAATTaatgagaactttaaaaaagcatgtcattatatacatatatcaaaactcatcaaattgtacacatgaaaatatgcataGTTCATTACAAGTAAATTTACAATGATGAAGCAGTGAAAAAAAATGGGCTTATCAGAAATCATTGGGAAATGAAATCAGTAGCAGATTATTTTGGCTACTGAGGTGGCAGTTTATCAAAGATTCTTTTGTGTATTCCCTTTACATTGTATCAATGGAAAagatatttctcattttgttttatcaGTTCCTCAAATTATTTCCTGACTCTGCCTTCCTGGTCCCTCAAGGCCAATATATTATACAGTTGGTTCAGGCTGGATCCATTGCATTTCCATCTGGACAGATATTTATGAATGGAAACCTCACTGTAACCATGTGGTCTTTGAGTCCTGCTTAGCAGTTCATGAGCAGGTGGTCCAGTCACAACTGATCAGGCCACGTTTGTCCTATATTGCCAGTTAGatgtgtggttttatttttgaaaacaaacCCTTGTATATGGGCAGTCTTCGACTCCatctccccccgccccgccccccaccccatcccaagaTGTCCCTGCCAGGTAGCTGACTTTCTGCTCTGACATCTCCTTCATTGTAAAGGCAGTTCTAGGACTAgtacttcagtctttccctggaATATCAGACTCCAGCCCTGATTCCTAGCCATTTGCCCATGACCCTACTACCTTCCCTAAGTCTTTCTAAACTCTTTCCCCAGGAGCTTGGATTCAGCAGGTTATTCCTTGCTTATTCCTGAGATAAAGCTATAGACTTTGAGTAgtgtttcctgcctggcagcAGAGCATTGAACCAGTGCCTGAGACACGTCTCCGACTGATTGGACTTCTGATACATCTGCAGCATGAAGGAGCTCAAACGTGGTTATGCCAGATAAGACACTGCAACTCTGCAGGCAGCTGTTGTGGCTGCATTGGGTCACCACAAAAGGCCCTCCCTCTTTCCCAAGTGCATGGTGCTGCCTAAGTCTGGGCTGGTCTCCACTATCCTGCCTCTGTCATACAGAAGTCTGATCATGCCTTACTCTTGAGTACTTCCATTGAACCTTGATTCTCTGATCCAGTGAAGAATTTAGAACATAATCAGGACTGTGGattataaaatcatataaaatggTCTCATAAAATTTACTTTCTACTTGGAAGGATGATAAGGCATCTCTTGGaatcacaaaggaaaaattaattatttgttcTGCTTCTTgatgaaataaaagtgaaagtctgaCTAAAAAGTaaactacaaaaaataaaaacctgagtTCTCTATTAAATGCAGAAAACTTTATAATTTTTCAAATCCACATAATATGTTAGTGTTCTTTTTAGACAGCTTCAGTAGAAATATGGTGGTGGAAATTTTTAGAAATTCATGtcaaaaatttttagaaattcatgtcaaatatttataagaattttttttaaatcagatacaCTTTTTATTCCAGTGAGATCTTTACTTTCAGGATCTGATGCTCAAATGTAGTCAGATTTTTATAGCTTTATTGATGTTACTGTGTAGACAGGAATAAACATCCATGGGCACAAAAAACCAAACCTATCTGACTGAATTCATCTTGCTGGGCCTTTCTTCAGATCAGCAGACCCAGATCATGCTATTTGTGATATTTCTCATCATCTACCTGCTGACTGTATTTGGGAATCTGCTCATCATACTGTTAATTCATACTGACTCTCGACTGCATACACCAatgtatttcttccttaaaaacctgTCGTTTAGTGATCTCCTTTTCTCTACAACAATTGTCCCTCAGATGCTATTCCATTTGCTGGTAACAAGAAAGACCATTTCCAAGTCAGGGTGCTCaattcagatgattttttttctagtagCAGGGTGTACAGAAAGCTCCCTGCTAGCAGTGATGTCCTATGACTGCTATGTGGCTGTCTGCAAGCCCCTTCACTACTCCACCCTCATAACCCAGAGGATTTGTGTTCAGCTGTCCATAGGATCTTGGACTAGTGGAGCACTTGTGTCTCTAGTAGATACAACATTTACTTTATATCTTTCATACCATGGCCAGAACATAATTAATCATTATTTTTGTGAACCTCCTGCGCTCTTGAAGTTGGCTTCAGAAGAAACCTACAAAGCTGAGATGGCCATCTTTGCCATGGGTGTGATAATTCTCCTCGGTCCTCTCTCCCTTATCCTTTTCTCTTACTGGAATATTATCTCCACTGTGATTCAGATACGGGCAGGGGAGAGGAGACTCAAGGTCTTTTCTACGTGTGGTTCTCATCTCATTGTTATTGTCTTCTTCTATGGATCAACAATATTTACCTATATGCATCCAAATTCCAAGAAAATGAATGAGGGGGATAAGGTGATCTCAGTGTTCTATTCAGTCATAACATCTATGATGAACCCATTCATTTATAGCCTAAGGAACAAAGATGTTAGGCAggcatttaaaaaactatttggaaGATAGAGTCCCTTAGAGCCAATGATCTCTGTACTGACATACCATCATGGGGATGAAGACATTTTAAAGTGATTCAACATCTGTAATAGCTTTCTCTCTGAAGTGTCTCTAGGCTGATATATCAGTAAGGCACATACAGGTGCCCTTGTAAGTCTAGAATATTTCAAGTTTGTCTACTGCCTCTTGATTTAGATTATTCTTTGTGTTTATAGATTACTTGCCTCATAATAGATTATTATGAGGCAAGTAAAATAGAGCTTTGCTCTTATATTGCatagtataatattatattatattgattatatttatatattacattatatgaatacttaaaaatattgaataggaTCTTCATTTACACTGCACTATTCATTCACTAATCCATATTCACCCAGTGATATTACCTTTTGATTCTAAACTTCACAGATAATTGTTAGTCTCATCCCACGCTAACATCAAATACAGTCTTCAACAGATCTTGGAGTCCTACGCTAGACTCTAAAAGTTCTAGTGAGAAGATATCAATGACTTTTTTAACCCTGAAACTCTGATACTGGACCCTTggctttttatttgtttcatttcctgCAGTCTCAAAATACTCCTGTAGCCAATTCAGCTGCACATGGTGGCGCTGTTGGCTCGCACAGTAATGTGCGGGACCTCAGATTCTGGTAAGTACGATACATCTTCTGTATATCATGCACTGTTTCTCTCCAAGGATCGTCGCTGGCTAAGGGAACTAGATGGAGAGGAACACTGCCTACATCAGAACTCTCAAGTCCTTTACCTCTGACACCAATATACCACTGTTGCTCCCCCTCGGACATGCTCTCCCCTCTTCTGCAGGTTTGACTTGCCAACACCCATCAGTCCTCTTTTTTGTAAAGTGGAAGAGAATTACTGACATATGAGAAGCAATCCTAGAAGGTGAAGATTGCTCTGTAGGATGAAAGGATGCCTTTGGTCTTTTCTAACTCTGCTATAACCCTCTGTAAAAGCAGAAGCAGCATCACTGACAGACCTGTAGCTTCTGATCAACGTCCAGCCTGGAACACTGCCCCTCCCTTAGAAGAAAATCCATCATCCTCTTCTCCCCTGCCCTGAACTAAAGATCTAACTCTAAAAatcaggagtttgagcaaactcccggagatggtaaaggacagggaagactggtgtgctgtagtccatggagttacaaaaagtcggatatgagtgagcgactgaacgacaacagcaAAGATCTAACTGCAAGTATTAAGTGAAATTTCTTAATGCTTCACTGGTAAGTGTGAACACTCCCGATTCACATCCATAGCCTGTTTCAGGGCTTGTGAGTGATGAAAACATAGTTGGGGACCATCTCAATCTTGCCCATTTGCTCTCATGGTTGTCCATTTCTCTTGGCAGAGGTCCCACGACGCAAACTCATTACATTACTTTTTCCTCCATTTCCAGACTTACATGTACCTCCTGACTCACCCCTACCTACCTGCTATGGAGCCATATGTAGAGATTCTTGTCATACGAAGATGAGTGCTGCTAACCATAACCAGATCATCCTTTCACAAAGTGAGAAGATTATGAAAGCACTTATCTTTTACTGAGCAATTTCCACTTGGAATTCTGCTCTCACTTCATGACCTTCTCTTTAGGCATCTGCAAGGTGACTGTGGGTGAAGGATGGTATGAGCCAGGAATAATGAGAAGCCCTCGTGAAAGTCAAATTTGCCACATTGACTTCTGCCAATTCCAGCTTCCGTGTCCATGGCCTTTTATGAGCACCCAGTGCTGTTCAGTATATGTGACAAGGTCCTTGCTGAACTGAGTGCATCATGTAGAATGATCCTACATGGGAGAATAAATCTGTGCAATACTAGATTCACCATGTACATAGATGTGTATTGTTTTCAGATTATGTGAACCAGTATGCACCTATACAAGGAAACAAAATCCTGCTCCAAAGGTTCTTTGAGAAACTAAGTTATAAACAGCAGCAACTACTTACACATGCTGCTGCCTCATGACCATTCAAAAGCTTAGTCCATTACTtgctcttttctttccatttagtaAAAGGGAAGTTGTAGCACATAATTGGAATGATTGTTGCACAAGTGGCCATGGGTCACTTTGAGTTATAGAAAACTCAAACAGGATAAGAAAATACAGATACTTAAACACAAGGAAACACCCACCTCTGACTGGATGCCAGACTATTGATGACTGTGCAGCAGAAGATAGATGAATTAC
This sequence is a window from Bubalus kerabau isolate K-KA32 ecotype Philippines breed swamp buffalo chromosome 15, PCC_UOA_SB_1v2, whole genome shotgun sequence. Protein-coding genes within it:
- the LOC129628162 gene encoding olfactory receptor 2D3-like, which translates into the protein MGTKNQTYLTEFILLGLSSDQQTQIMLFVIFLIIYLLTVFGNLLIILLIHTDSRLHTPMYFFLKNLSFSDLLFSTTIVPQMLFHLLVTRKTISKSGCSIQMIFFLVAGCTESSLLAVMSYDCYVAVCKPLHYSTLITQRICVQLSIGSWTSGALVSLVDTTFTLYLSYHGQNIINHYFCEPPALLKLASEETYKAEMAIFAMGVIILLGPLSLILFSYWNIISTVIQIRAGERRLKVFSTCGSHLIVIVFFYGSTIFTYMHPNSKKMNEGDKVISVFYSVITSMMNPFIYSLRNKDVRQAFKKLFGR